From one Streptomyces sp. NBC_01478 genomic stretch:
- a CDS encoding aminoglycoside phosphotransferase family protein, giving the protein MVSTPPDGRAGIDAALVTKLIDAQFPQWSGLPVVPVEVDGWDNRTYRLGADMSVRLPTAAGYVPAVDKESTWLPRLAPDLPLAVPTILGAGVPGAGYPFPWSVRGWLDGETSAPGRIDDMARFASAVGEFVLALQRCDTTGGPLAGEHSWYRGASPAHYDDETRRCLAALEGHVDTRRAAEVWEAALAAEWRGTPVWFHGDIASGNLLVRDGELTAVIDFGTSGVGDPACDLVIAWTMFSGESRDAFRRTTAQDDGMWARARGWALWKALLVLSQSLAGDTGPDAASHHVIDEVLTDHARLT; this is encoded by the coding sequence ATGGTCTCCACACCCCCCGACGGCCGCGCGGGCATCGACGCCGCGCTGGTCACCAAGTTGATCGACGCCCAGTTCCCGCAGTGGTCGGGCCTGCCCGTGGTCCCGGTGGAAGTCGACGGCTGGGACAACCGCACCTACCGCCTCGGCGCCGACATGTCCGTACGGCTGCCCACGGCGGCCGGCTACGTCCCCGCCGTCGACAAGGAGAGCACCTGGCTGCCCCGGCTCGCGCCCGATCTGCCCCTGGCCGTTCCGACGATCCTGGGCGCGGGCGTCCCGGGCGCGGGCTACCCCTTCCCGTGGTCCGTGCGCGGCTGGCTGGACGGCGAGACCTCCGCCCCCGGACGGATCGACGACATGGCCCGGTTCGCGTCCGCCGTCGGCGAGTTCGTGCTGGCCCTCCAGCGCTGCGACACCACCGGCGGCCCGCTCGCCGGGGAGCACAGTTGGTACCGCGGCGCCTCGCCCGCCCACTACGACGACGAGACCCGGCGCTGCCTCGCCGCCCTGGAGGGCCACGTCGACACCCGGCGGGCCGCCGAGGTGTGGGAGGCCGCCCTCGCCGCCGAGTGGCGCGGCACGCCCGTGTGGTTCCACGGGGACATCGCGAGCGGCAACCTGCTGGTCAGGGACGGTGAGCTGACGGCCGTCATCGACTTCGGCACGTCCGGCGTCGGCGACCCGGCCTGCGATCTGGTGATCGCGTGGACGATGTTCTCCGGCGAAAGCCGGGACGCCTTCCGCCGCACGACCGCCCAGGACGACGGCATGTGGGCGCGGGCCCGCGGCTGGGCCCTGTGGAAGGCGCTGCTGGTGCTCTCCCAGAGCCTCGCCGGCGACACCGGACCGGACGCCGCCTCGCACCACGTGATCGACGAGGTCCTGACCGACCACGCCCGCCTCACCTGA
- a CDS encoding class I SAM-dependent DNA methyltransferase, protein MATSRKFGDPALFGEVWADDYDDRTTLDPAPAVDFLAGLAGGGRVLELAVGTGRVALPLAARGIRVEGVEGSAKMAARLRGKPGGDGVPVTVGDMAEIPVDGPFTLVYLVYNTIFNLLEAERQQACFDNAARVLGADGAFVIEAYVPDPAFFDRGQRVHALSVTEDSATIEVYRFDPAAQRFHSQKITFDADGVHLRPHAERYCPPAELDLMADRAGLRLERRIADWSGEPFGPDSTGHVSVYRCAR, encoded by the coding sequence ATGGCCACCAGCAGGAAGTTCGGCGATCCGGCGCTCTTCGGCGAGGTCTGGGCCGACGACTACGACGACCGGACGACCCTCGACCCGGCACCCGCCGTGGACTTCCTCGCCGGGCTCGCGGGCGGCGGACGCGTCCTCGAACTCGCCGTCGGCACCGGCCGGGTGGCCCTGCCGCTGGCCGCCCGGGGCATCCGGGTCGAAGGAGTCGAGGGGTCCGCGAAGATGGCCGCGCGCCTGCGCGGGAAGCCGGGCGGCGACGGTGTCCCGGTGACCGTCGGGGACATGGCCGAGATCCCGGTGGACGGCCCCTTCACCCTGGTCTACCTCGTCTACAACACGATCTTCAATCTGCTGGAGGCCGAGCGCCAGCAGGCCTGTTTCGACAACGCCGCCCGCGTCCTCGGCGCGGACGGCGCCTTCGTGATCGAGGCGTACGTCCCCGACCCGGCCTTCTTCGACCGGGGCCAGCGCGTCCACGCCCTGTCCGTCACGGAGGACTCCGCCACCATCGAGGTGTACCGCTTCGACCCGGCGGCCCAGCGCTTCCACAGCCAGAAGATCACCTTCGACGCCGACGGCGTCCACCTGCGCCCGCACGCCGAGCGCTACTGCCCGCCCGCCGAACTCGACCTGATGGCGGACCGCGCCGGCCTCCGGCTCGAACGGCGGATCGCCGACTGGTCCGGCGAGCCCTTCGGCCCCGACAGCACCGGACACGTGTCGGTGTACCGGTGCGCCCGATGA
- a CDS encoding MFS transporter — MTGTGFTAAARGRARTAYGSVAGLARDGALAGLVANTGLIGVSGAMMSTSGSLFLAEGIGVGPLLIGLFFLGRGVLGVLSGLAFGALSDRIGNRRLLLALCTLLSAVGTFAYVVVRDYYLLFAFGAVFFALGSACFPQLLAYTREFADTRALDATFFNSLLRALTSMAWVVGPPLGFLLIDAGGFGVMYLTVTAMYVLACVLCLWLLPKHSAPAAARGPRARGNPFTGLGRSSWTLLVATVLLLAVNSVYQIDIALFVTEQLDYGTGFTGLLLGLASALEIPVMMYLGARADRIGKRRLVRYAACCAAVFFAALPLAGSRPALLALQALNAFFMAVVLSIPVTILQEALPDRVGAASSLFTGAFQVGVMLGGATAGVVIGRLGYGRVFWVCALLAALAAVLLTTGREPGADGARVP; from the coding sequence ATGACCGGTACAGGCTTCACAGCGGCGGCACGGGGCCGTGCCCGGACGGCGTACGGCTCGGTGGCGGGGCTGGCCAGGGACGGCGCCCTGGCCGGACTGGTCGCGAACACGGGCCTGATCGGCGTCTCCGGCGCCATGATGAGCACCTCCGGCAGCCTGTTCCTGGCCGAGGGGATCGGCGTCGGCCCGCTGCTGATCGGCCTGTTCTTCCTCGGCCGGGGCGTCCTCGGGGTCCTGTCGGGACTCGCCTTCGGCGCGCTGTCCGACCGGATCGGCAACCGGCGCCTGCTGCTCGCCCTGTGCACGCTGCTGTCCGCGGTCGGCACCTTCGCCTACGTCGTCGTACGCGACTACTACCTGCTCTTCGCGTTCGGCGCGGTCTTCTTCGCGCTCGGCAGCGCCTGCTTCCCTCAACTGCTCGCCTACACACGGGAGTTCGCCGACACCAGGGCGCTGGACGCCACGTTCTTCAACTCCCTGCTGCGCGCCCTCACCTCGATGGCCTGGGTCGTCGGCCCGCCGCTCGGCTTCCTGCTGATCGACGCCGGCGGCTTCGGCGTCATGTACCTCACCGTCACGGCGATGTACGTCCTGGCCTGCGTCCTGTGCCTGTGGCTGCTGCCGAAGCACTCCGCGCCCGCCGCCGCGCGAGGGCCCCGGGCGCGGGGCAACCCGTTCACCGGCCTCGGCCGGTCCTCCTGGACCCTGCTCGTCGCGACCGTGCTGCTGCTGGCGGTCAACAGCGTCTACCAGATCGACATCGCGCTGTTCGTCACCGAGCAGCTCGACTACGGCACGGGCTTCACCGGTCTGCTGCTCGGGCTCGCCTCGGCGCTGGAGATCCCGGTGATGATGTACCTGGGCGCCCGCGCGGACCGCATCGGCAAGCGACGGCTCGTGCGCTACGCCGCCTGCTGCGCGGCCGTGTTCTTCGCCGCCCTGCCGCTGGCCGGGTCCAGGCCCGCCCTGCTCGCGCTCCAGGCACTCAACGCCTTCTTCATGGCGGTGGTGCTGAGCATCCCCGTGACCATCCTTCAGGAGGCCCTGCCCGACCGGGTCGGGGCGGCCTCGTCGCTGTTCACCGGCGCGTTCCAGGTCGGGGTGATGCTGGGCGGCGCCACCGCCGGCGTGGTCATCGGCCGGCTCGGCTACGGCCGGGTCTTCTGGGTGTGCGCGCTGCTCGCGGCCCTGGCGGCGGTCCTGCTCACGACGGGACGTGAGCCCGGCGCCGACGGTGCGCGGGTGCCGTGA
- a CDS encoding SDR family NAD(P)-dependent oxidoreductase — MRPGAIALVTGANRGIGLETARQLALRGAVVLLGSRDAGRGADAARALERDGVRGVTPVAVDVTDTGSVAALAARLRREHGRLDVLVNNAGVFAGAAAADTGADLVRGLLDVNVAGAVAMIHALLPLLARSPAPRIVNVSSTTASFGLTVSGAELPGDASVRLAYTASKAALNMLTVQYGLAFREDPGLKHVKINSASPGWTATAMNGFRAPRTVQEGARSLVALATLPDDGPSGGFFDEHGALAW, encoded by the coding sequence ATGAGGCCCGGCGCGATCGCCCTGGTCACCGGGGCCAACCGGGGCATCGGCCTGGAGACCGCCCGGCAACTGGCGCTGCGCGGCGCCGTCGTCCTGCTCGGCAGCCGTGACGCCGGGCGCGGCGCGGACGCGGCCCGCGCGCTGGAGCGGGACGGCGTCCGGGGGGTGACGCCCGTGGCGGTCGACGTGACCGACACCGGCAGCGTCGCCGCGCTCGCCGCCCGTCTGCGGCGGGAGCACGGGCGGCTCGACGTCCTCGTCAACAACGCGGGCGTGTTCGCCGGCGCCGCCGCGGCCGACACCGGCGCCGACCTCGTCCGCGGCCTCCTCGACGTCAACGTGGCCGGCGCGGTCGCCATGATCCACGCCCTGCTGCCGCTGCTGGCCCGCTCCCCCGCGCCCCGCATCGTCAACGTCTCCAGCACGACGGCCTCGTTCGGCCTGACCGTCTCGGGCGCGGAGCTGCCGGGCGACGCGTCGGTGCGGCTCGCCTACACCGCCTCGAAGGCCGCCCTGAACATGCTGACGGTCCAGTACGGGCTGGCGTTCCGGGAGGACCCCGGCCTGAAGCACGTGAAGATCAACTCGGCGTCGCCGGGCTGGACGGCCACCGCCATGAACGGCTTCCGCGCTCCCCGCACCGTCCAGGAGGGCGCCCGGTCCCTCGTCGCCCTCGCGACCCTCCCCGACGACGGCCCGAGCGGCGGCTTCTTCGACGAGCACGGCGCCCTGGCCTGGTAG
- a CDS encoding UDP-glucuronic acid decarboxylase family protein, whose protein sequence is MRVVITGGAGFLGSHLCDALLGRGDSVVCVDDLSTGRRENLEDAWHSPAFRFIEADVTLGFDVPGPVDAVAHLASPASPPDYLRRPLQTLAAGSRGTEHALALARRHGARFLLASTSEVYGSPQVHPQTEDYWGHVNPIGPRSVYDESKRFAEALTTAHRGALGVNTGIVRIFNTYGPRMRADDGRVVSNFISQALGGNAITIYGDGEQTRSFCYVDDLVRGLVAMLDSEHAGPVNLGNPAEFTMGQLATLVRELTATAAPVLHRELPQDDPPRRRPAIEHAVRTLGWRPVVDLTEGLGHTIDWFRSRSSDPRGVEAAVAG, encoded by the coding sequence ATGCGAGTCGTCATCACCGGTGGGGCCGGCTTCCTCGGATCGCATCTGTGCGACGCGTTGCTGGGCCGGGGCGACAGCGTCGTCTGCGTCGACGACCTGTCGACCGGGCGGCGGGAGAACCTCGAGGACGCGTGGCACAGCCCGGCCTTCCGATTCATCGAGGCGGACGTCACCCTGGGGTTCGACGTCCCCGGCCCGGTGGACGCCGTGGCCCATCTGGCCAGTCCGGCCTCGCCGCCGGACTATCTGCGCCGCCCCCTGCAGACCCTCGCCGCCGGCAGCCGGGGCACCGAGCACGCCCTCGCCCTCGCCCGGCGGCACGGCGCGCGCTTCCTCCTCGCGTCCACCAGCGAGGTGTACGGCAGCCCGCAGGTGCACCCGCAGACGGAGGACTACTGGGGGCACGTGAACCCGATCGGGCCGCGCAGTGTCTACGACGAGAGCAAGCGGTTCGCGGAGGCGCTCACCACCGCGCACCGGGGCGCGCTCGGGGTGAACACGGGCATCGTCCGCATCTTCAACACGTACGGCCCGCGGATGCGCGCGGACGACGGGCGGGTGGTCAGCAACTTCATCTCCCAGGCGCTCGGCGGGAACGCGATCACCATCTACGGCGACGGCGAGCAGACCCGGAGTTTCTGCTACGTCGACGACCTGGTCCGGGGCCTGGTGGCCATGCTCGACTCCGAGCACGCAGGACCGGTCAATCTGGGCAACCCGGCGGAGTTCACCATGGGTCAACTGGCTACGCTGGTAAGGGAGTTGACGGCGACAGCGGCGCCGGTACTGCACCGGGAGCTGCCGCAGGACGACCCGCCGCGCCGCCGCCCGGCCATCGAGCACGCCGTCCGCACCCTCGGCTGGCGCCCGGTCGTCGACCTGACGGAGGGGCTGGGGCACACCATCGACTGGTTCCGCTCCCGCTCGTCCGACCCGCGCGGGGTGGAGGCCGCGGTGGCCGGATAG
- a CDS encoding aminotransferase family protein yields the protein MNATRTTSAPVRPALPAPDTEAVRARDRRHVWHTWTPLAADRSALTLSHGSGHHVWDIDGRAYLDASALNSTCGYAHPHVLRALAEQASRLHHFDLSVAGHEPAGLLAERLAGHLPPGMDKTLFVNSGSEGFDAAVMMAVSYWAHLGRPRSRLVTFARSYHGATLLSRSLSTLPRSTHLLDPPVPVTRVELPLEPALLRHEEALPVLLAAFERAIGDDPDDLPAAVVVEPFLNVGGAVVLPPGFLRELRALCDATGTLLVLDEVFTAYGRCGAMFAARREGVTPDVLVSSKGLSGGYVPIAAVTVGQHVHDTFGRDPVIGGLRYGHTTSGHAVACAAALATLDVLEEGDLPGRAERLGTGLLGELAPLTGARGVVDVRGLGLILVVETASPELAARVLTRARERGLLLRQVGAAVMAVPPLVIDDEGAAALAAGLTEAVTDVAG from the coding sequence ATGAACGCAACCCGGACCACCAGCGCACCCGTCCGCCCGGCCCTTCCCGCCCCCGACACCGAGGCCGTACGGGCCCGCGACCGGCGGCACGTCTGGCACACCTGGACCCCGCTGGCCGCCGACCGCTCCGCACTGACCCTCTCGCACGGCTCGGGCCACCACGTGTGGGACATCGACGGCCGCGCCTACCTCGACGCCTCCGCGCTCAACTCCACGTGCGGATACGCCCACCCCCACGTCCTGCGGGCCCTCGCCGAACAGGCCTCCCGCCTGCACCACTTCGACCTCTCCGTGGCCGGGCACGAACCCGCCGGACTGCTCGCGGAACGCCTCGCGGGGCATCTTCCGCCCGGCATGGACAAGACACTGTTCGTCAACAGCGGCTCCGAGGGCTTCGACGCCGCCGTCATGATGGCCGTCTCCTACTGGGCCCACCTCGGCCGGCCCCGCTCCCGGCTGGTCACCTTCGCCCGCTCCTACCACGGCGCCACGCTCCTCAGCCGCAGCCTGTCCACCCTGCCGCGCAGCACGCACCTGCTCGACCCGCCGGTCCCGGTGACCCGGGTCGAACTGCCGCTGGAACCGGCGCTGTTGCGTCACGAGGAGGCGCTGCCCGTCCTGCTCGCCGCCTTCGAGCGGGCCATCGGCGACGACCCGGACGACCTCCCGGCCGCCGTCGTCGTCGAACCGTTCCTGAACGTCGGCGGCGCCGTCGTCCTCCCGCCCGGCTTCCTGCGGGAGCTGCGCGCGCTCTGCGACGCCACCGGCACCCTGCTGGTCCTCGACGAGGTCTTCACCGCGTACGGCCGCTGCGGCGCGATGTTCGCCGCCCGCCGCGAGGGCGTCACCCCGGACGTTCTCGTCAGCAGCAAGGGACTGAGCGGCGGCTATGTGCCGATCGCGGCCGTCACCGTCGGGCAGCACGTCCACGACACGTTCGGCCGGGACCCCGTCATCGGCGGTCTGCGCTACGGCCACACCACCTCCGGTCACGCGGTGGCCTGCGCGGCGGCGCTGGCGACTCTCGACGTCCTGGAGGAAGGGGATCTGCCCGGCCGGGCCGAGCGGCTCGGCACCGGTCTCCTCGGCGAGCTGGCACCGTTGACCGGCGCCCGGGGCGTGGTGGACGTGCGCGGGCTGGGCCTGATCCTGGTCGTCGAGACCGCCTCGCCCGAGCTCGCGGCCCGCGTCCTGACCCGGGCCCGGGAACGCGGGCTGCTGCTGCGGCAGGTCGGCGCGGCGGTGATGGCGGTGCCGCCGCTGGTGATCGACGACGAGGGGGCGGCGGCCCTCGCGGCGGGCCTCACGGAGGCGGTGACGGACGTGGCGGGCTGA
- a CDS encoding type I polyketide synthase: MTRDRSLDIAVTGVSARFPGAPDLDAWWTALTEGRVLTRRYEASDLLAAGVPKDLLDDPAYVPVYGHLPDADRFDNALFGVSPREAQMMDPQHRLLLEAAWAALEDAGVAPRGRAAGAPRTAVFASASGSGYLRAMVAGGQLDPMTVEDAIHGTEPDFMASLLSYKLDLTGPAVAVQTACSSSLVALHMAVQSLLNGDCDQALVAAAGIAYPQAGHLAVAGGIHSASGQCRPFDEHADGVVAGGGVACVVLRRLADAEADGCDPYGVVLGTAINNDGAAKAGYYAPSVGGQEAVIRAALSTADVGGDTIGYLETHGTGTRVGDPIEWSAATAALSGAGAPEGSVAVGALKANVGHLDNSAGLAALIKALLVVKTGVVPPVAGFTRLNPLLETAGSPLYVPTECGPWTGPEPRRAGVSSFGIGGTNVHVVVEQPPPVPAGPGPEDRTRLVLLSAAHAGALERSAARLGARLADGGADLADVEQPPATPAGPGPEDRTRLVLLSAADAGALERSAARLGARLADGGADLADVAATLATGRAELPERLAVTGRTAAEVALRLTRNAAAVRGGRPARGPAPVVFAFPGQGTQYPGMALPAAEALPGFPAALEECLAAFGPALAQRMRGALLDPAFPAAELTATELVQPVLFAFEYAAATALTALGVRPAAVAGHSLGEITAACVAGILDLADAARLVTARGQAMQECPEGAMLALGCTEEHARELIAVSGLPGLEPAAVNSPESCVVAGPVEAVTEFEARLAGRIPLRRLAANRAFHSALVEPALPRLTDTLATLTVRRPAVAFAANVTGRLFPPDSEIRPRLFVEQARRTVRFGDALASIAEHLPDALVVEVGPGQVLSALAETAGLSVVPLSPSRTAHPADEVLTALGTLWTQGQPLSPRALCDPGHRRVHLPSYPFAGPRWIAPEAAPQTDAARSVQVAGETARAQENARAARPGPIAPQDPTTLHTHPPTNPTPSPETTGETTSAPQTAPTHTARPEPVAPPNPTALLTRLWTELLGHDGLVGHSDFFELGGDSLLATRLARRATQELGVRIPVLDLMTARSLSGQAELVTALTAAN, translated from the coding sequence ATGACTCGCGACCGATCCCTGGACATTGCCGTCACGGGCGTCTCCGCACGGTTCCCCGGCGCCCCCGACCTCGACGCGTGGTGGACGGCCCTGACCGAGGGCCGGGTCCTGACCAGGCGCTACGAGGCGTCCGACCTGCTCGCCGCGGGGGTGCCCAAGGACCTGCTGGACGACCCCGCCTACGTCCCCGTGTACGGCCATCTCCCGGACGCCGACCGCTTCGACAACGCGCTGTTCGGGGTCAGCCCGCGCGAGGCCCAGATGATGGACCCGCAGCACCGGCTGCTGCTGGAGGCCGCGTGGGCGGCCCTGGAGGACGCGGGTGTCGCCCCGCGCGGCCGGGCGGCGGGAGCCCCGAGGACGGCCGTGTTCGCCTCCGCCAGCGGCAGCGGCTATCTGCGCGCCATGGTCGCGGGCGGGCAACTGGACCCGATGACCGTCGAGGACGCGATCCACGGCACCGAGCCCGACTTCATGGCGAGCCTCCTGTCGTACAAGCTGGACCTGACCGGGCCCGCCGTGGCGGTGCAGACGGCCTGCTCCTCCTCCCTGGTCGCGCTGCACATGGCCGTCCAGTCACTGCTGAACGGCGACTGCGACCAGGCCCTCGTCGCCGCGGCCGGGATCGCCTACCCGCAGGCCGGACACCTCGCCGTGGCGGGCGGCATCCACTCGGCGTCCGGGCAGTGCCGGCCCTTCGACGAGCACGCCGACGGTGTCGTCGCCGGGGGCGGAGTGGCCTGCGTGGTGCTGCGCAGACTGGCTGACGCGGAGGCGGACGGCTGCGACCCTTACGGTGTCGTGCTCGGCACCGCGATCAACAACGACGGTGCGGCGAAAGCGGGTTACTACGCCCCGTCCGTCGGCGGCCAGGAGGCCGTCATCCGCGCCGCCCTGTCCACGGCGGACGTCGGCGGCGACACGATCGGCTATCTGGAGACGCACGGCACCGGCACCCGCGTGGGCGACCCCATCGAGTGGTCGGCGGCCACGGCCGCGCTGAGCGGGGCGGGCGCGCCCGAGGGCTCCGTCGCGGTGGGGGCGCTCAAGGCCAACGTCGGCCATCTCGACAACTCCGCCGGACTGGCCGCCCTGATCAAGGCGCTGCTGGTGGTGAAGACGGGCGTGGTGCCGCCGGTGGCCGGGTTCACCCGCCTCAACCCCCTGCTGGAGACGGCCGGTTCACCGCTGTACGTCCCCACCGAGTGCGGCCCGTGGACGGGCCCCGAGCCGCGCCGGGCCGGGGTCAGCTCCTTCGGCATCGGCGGCACCAACGTGCACGTGGTCGTCGAGCAGCCGCCCCCCGTCCCGGCCGGTCCCGGGCCCGAGGACCGTACGAGGCTGGTGCTGCTGTCCGCCGCCCACGCCGGGGCCCTGGAGCGCTCGGCGGCCCGGCTGGGCGCCCGACTGGCCGACGGCGGCGCGGACCTGGCGGACGTCGAGCAGCCGCCTGCCACCCCGGCGGGTCCCGGGCCCGAGGACCGTACGAGGCTGGTGCTGCTGTCCGCCGCCGACGCCGGGGCCCTGGAGCGCTCGGCGGCCCGGCTGGGCGCCCGGCTGGCCGACGGCGGCGCGGACCTGGCGGACGTCGCGGCCACCCTCGCCACCGGACGGGCCGAACTGCCGGAGCGGCTCGCGGTGACCGGGCGTACCGCCGCCGAGGTGGCGCTGCGGCTGACCCGGAACGCGGCCGCCGTACGCGGCGGTCGTCCCGCCCGCGGGCCCGCGCCCGTCGTGTTCGCCTTCCCCGGGCAGGGCACCCAGTACCCGGGCATGGCGCTGCCAGCCGCCGAGGCCCTGCCGGGCTTCCCGGCCGCGCTGGAGGAGTGCCTCGCCGCGTTCGGGCCGGCCCTCGCCCAACGCATGCGCGGCGCGCTCCTCGACCCCGCCTTCCCGGCGGCGGAGCTGACGGCGACCGAGCTGGTCCAGCCCGTCCTGTTCGCCTTCGAGTACGCGGCCGCCACCGCCCTCACCGCGCTCGGCGTCAGGCCCGCCGCGGTGGCCGGGCACAGCCTCGGGGAGATCACGGCCGCCTGTGTCGCCGGGATCCTCGATCTCGCCGACGCCGCCCGACTGGTGACCGCCCGCGGGCAGGCCATGCAGGAGTGCCCCGAGGGCGCCATGCTCGCGCTCGGCTGCACCGAGGAACACGCCCGCGAACTCATCGCCGTCTCCGGCCTCCCCGGTCTGGAGCCGGCCGCCGTGAACTCCCCCGAGAGCTGTGTGGTGGCCGGTCCCGTCGAGGCCGTCACCGAGTTCGAGGCACGGCTCGCGGGCCGGATCCCGCTGCGCCGGCTCGCCGCGAACCGCGCCTTCCACAGCGCGCTCGTCGAACCCGCGCTGCCCCGGCTGACCGACACGCTCGCCACCCTCACCGTCCGCAGGCCCGCCGTGGCCTTCGCGGCGAACGTGACCGGGCGTCTCTTCCCTCCGGACAGCGAGATCCGGCCGCGGCTCTTCGTCGAACAGGCCCGGCGCACCGTGCGGTTCGGGGACGCGCTGGCGTCGATCGCCGAGCACCTCCCCGACGCGCTGGTCGTGGAGGTGGGACCCGGCCAGGTGCTGTCCGCCCTCGCGGAGACGGCCGGCCTGTCCGTCGTCCCGCTCTCACCGTCCCGTACGGCCCACCCGGCCGACGAGGTCCTCACCGCCCTCGGCACCCTGTGGACCCAGGGCCAGCCCCTCTCCCCGCGCGCCCTCTGCGACCCCGGCCACCGCAGGGTCCACCTGCCGTCCTACCCCTTCGCGGGCCCACGCTGGATCGCCCCGGAGGCGGCGCCGCAGACGGACGCGGCACGGTCCGTCCAGGTGGCCGGGGAGACCGCCCGCGCCCAGGAGAACGCGCGAGCGGCCAGGCCCGGCCCCATCGCGCCCCAGGACCCCACCACCCTCCACACCCACCCACCGACGAACCCGACACCATCCCCCGAGACCACCGGGGAAACCACCTCCGCCCCGCAGACCGCGCCGACGCACACGGCCCGGCCCGAGCCCGTCGCACCCCCGAACCCCACCGCCCTCCTCACCCGGCTGTGGACCGAACTCCTCGGCCACGACGGCCTCGTCGGCCACTCCGACTTCTTCGAGCTGGGCGGCGACTCGCTCCTGGCCACCCGGCTCGCCCGCAGGGCCACCCAGGAACTCGGCGTCCGGATCCCCGTCCTCGACCTGATGACCGCCCGCTCCCTGAGCGGCCAGGCAGAACTCGTGACCGCCCTCACGGCGGCCAACTGA
- a CDS encoding TauD/TfdA dioxygenase family protein produces the protein MTTAPVTTARLTVTPLTGTLGALISGVDTAVTPDAETVGELRRALLRHKVVFLRDQGLDYDSQAALARTFGELTLGHPIYAAPENRPEVREIDSRQGTRANHWHTDLTFVDRPPAIAFLHNKIAPEYGGDTMWADTVAAYEALPEPLRALADRLRVVHSNDSDYTDATVAARREYVSTLFETEHPAVHVHPETGERALLLGGFARRAAGLAPQASRDVLRLLQEYVTIPEHTVRWRWRPGDLAIWDNRATQHYAVFDYGTRDRRAERCTVTGTVPVGVDGRPSTVLSGDTTAYSDGRS, from the coding sequence GTGACCACCGCCCCCGTCACGACGGCCCGGCTGACCGTCACCCCGCTGACCGGCACCCTCGGCGCCCTGATCAGCGGTGTCGACACGGCCGTCACACCCGACGCGGAGACCGTCGGGGAACTGCGCCGGGCCCTGCTCCGCCACAAGGTCGTCTTCCTCCGCGACCAGGGCCTGGACTACGACAGCCAGGCCGCCCTCGCCCGCACCTTCGGCGAGCTGACCCTCGGTCACCCCATCTACGCGGCCCCCGAGAACCGCCCCGAGGTCAGGGAGATCGACTCCCGGCAGGGCACCCGCGCCAACCACTGGCACACGGACCTCACCTTCGTCGACCGGCCCCCGGCGATCGCCTTCCTCCACAACAAGATCGCCCCCGAGTACGGCGGCGACACCATGTGGGCCGACACCGTGGCCGCGTACGAGGCGCTGCCCGAGCCGCTGCGGGCCCTCGCCGACCGGCTGCGGGTCGTGCACAGCAACGACTCCGACTACACCGACGCCACGGTCGCGGCCCGCCGCGAGTACGTCTCCACCCTGTTCGAGACCGAGCACCCGGCGGTGCACGTCCACCCCGAGACCGGCGAACGCGCCCTGCTGCTCGGCGGGTTCGCGCGCCGGGCGGCCGGCCTCGCCCCGCAGGCCTCGCGCGACGTGCTGCGCCTCCTTCAGGAGTACGTCACGATCCCGGAGCACACCGTCCGCTGGCGCTGGCGCCCGGGAGACCTGGCGATCTGGGACAACCGGGCGACCCAGCACTACGCGGTCTTCGACTACGGCACCCGGGACCGGCGCGCGGAACGCTGCACCGTGACCGGGACGGTCCCGGTGGGAGTCGACGGGCGGCCCAGCACGGTGCTCAGCGGTGACACGACCGCCTACAGCGACGGCAGGTCCTGA